The window ATGTAGGTTTGATGATGCTTGCCATAGTGGTATTCAAGGGTTTCCTTCGACATGAAGGGGGCCAGGGCGTCGAGTGCGTAGGGCAGTTCGGGCAGCTTGTGTTCCATTGAATTCTCCAGGGAATGGTTTGAGTATGATGTGAGCCAAGCGGCTCTGGTGACAAAGCAATGCCTGGAGTTTAGCAGTTTCAGGGGAAATGCGACAATACCTGAGTAAATTACTCTTCTTTTTCCCGTGGCGCGTCCGAGCTAGTTTCTACCCCGTTGCTGTGTTATCTTCAAGGCAAATCAATAAAATGGTGTTTACTGTCGCCATGAGCCTGTTATCGCTGATTGCTGCGTTGCTGCTTGAGCAGTTCAAGCCGCTCGAATTCCGCAACGAGTTCATGCGCGCATTTGCGCGTTTTGCCAACAAACTGGAGCGAAAACTCAATGCCGGGGAGTACAAACATGGTTTGATTGCCTGGCTGATTGCCGTGGTGCCGGCTTGTGCGCTCACTGTTGCTGTCTACTACCTGCTTTTTCGTCTGTCACCCGCGTTGGCTTGGGCTTGGAACGTAGTGGTGCTGTACATGATGATGGGGTTCCGGCATTTCAGCCATGCTTTCAGCGGGATCTCTGAGGCGTTGAAAATCGGAGACGCTGATCACGCACGCCAGTTATTGTCGGACTGGACCAATCAAAACACTACCGAGATGAACGATGGCGAGGTCTCACGCCTGGCCATCGAACAAGGCTTGATCGATTCATATCGCCATGTGTTTGGCACCATTTTCTGGTTTCTGATTCTGCCTGGGCCCGCAGGGGCTGTCCTGTATCGCTTTGCAACGCGGCTGGCGCAAAAATGGGGCGATCGTGATCAGGCAGGGGCAGATCAGTTCGGACGTTTTGCCATGCTGATGCAGACACTGCTCGATTGGGCACCCATCCGGCTGACGTCGGTGAGTTTTGCGATTGTTGGTGATTTTGAAGATGCCGTGTACTGCTGGCGCTCCCAGGCTCAGGCGTGGACCAATTACGATTATGGAATCTTGCTGGCCAGCGGCGCGGGAGCGATCGGCATCAAACTGGGCGAGCCATTGCATCAAGACAATACACTCAAGTTCAGACCTGAGCTTGGCATCGGTGACGAGGCTGATGCTGACTATCTGGCAAGTGCTGTCGGCTTGGTCTGGCGGGCGGTGCTGCTATGGTTGTTCTTGATATTGTTGTTCAGCGTGACGCACTGGGTGGGCTGAGGTTGTCCATTTGCCCTCTGCTGCCAATACTGACGCGATGACGGGCTATTTTTGATCAGAGTCGATAGGCCAAAAAAAACCGCAGTTGAACACTGCGGTTTTTTTCTGAGCGCCGCTTGCCTGGTCGGGCCTTGCCAACCGGGGCTATCAGCGCGTTGCGACCAAGCAGTCTACTTGATGACTTGCAACTTGGGGCGAGGCTTGGGTTTGTCACCCGCCTCCGATGTCGGTGCGGTGGGTGGCTCGGTCGGCGGGGTGGTCGGTTCAGGCGCAAAGCTCATGCCCGTACCGGTTTCCCGGGCAAAGATTGAAATGACCGCGCCAACCGGCACCACGATGTCTCTGGCAGTGCCGCTGAAGCGGGCCGAGAACATGATCCAGTCATTGCCAATATCCAGCCCTTTTGTCGCCCCATAGCCGATATTCAAGACGATCTCGCCATCTTTGACGAATTCGCGTGGCACCTTGACCTGATCGTCCAACACCGCTACTGCCAGGTAGGGGGTATAGCTGTTATCCACGCACCACTGGTGTATGGCGCGAATCATATAAGGCTTGGTCGAAATTTCGCTCATTCGGGCACTCCTTGGGCTGCTTACTTGCGCATGGCCTTTTCAGCAGGGGTCAGCGAGTCGATGAAAGCTTGGCGGCTGAACAGGCGCTCAGCATACTTCAGCAGGTGAGGGTTGGGTTTTGAGAAATCAATGCCATAGTGCTCAAGGCGCCACAGCAGCGGGGCCACTGCAACATCGAGCATTGAGAATTCATCGCCCAGCATGAATTTCTGCTTGGAGAAGATCGGTGCGATCTGGCTCAGGTTTTCGCTGATTGCCTTGCGAGCCTTGTCCTGATCTTTCTTGGTGCTTGAGCTGTTCTCCAACACGCGGACATGGCAGAACAGCTCCTGATTGAAACGGTACAGGAACAGGCGGGCGCGAGCTCGCATGATCGGGTCTGCAGGCATCAGCTGTGGGTGAGGGAACCGCTCATCGATGTATTCGTTGATGATGTTGGATTCATGCAGGATCAGATCGCGTTCGACCAACACCGGCACTTCATTGTAGGGGTTCATCACGGCCAGGTCTTCCGGCTTGTTATGCACATCAACATCGTTGATCTGGAAGTCCATGCCTTTTTCGAACAGAACGATTCGGCAGCTATGGCTGAATGGGCAAGTGGTACCGGAGTACAGAATCATCATGATGGGGCCTTTGTGTTGCTATGTTCGGTAAAAAGTGAATTTTACCAAAGTCGATTGGTGGAAAGCGAATTTTGATTGATAACCTTTTGTTGTTAAATGAAAAACGGGAGGCTTTGCCTCCCGTTTTTCATTGGCCCGGATCAAATCGATCAGTGCACATCTTTCCAGTACTCTTGTTTCAGAGCATAGGTCAGCGGCACCAATACCAGAATCAGGAACAACAGGACGATGTAGCCAATGGTTTCGCGGGTATTGGCCGAGGGTTCGCCCATGTATACCAAGTAATTGACCAGATCGCCCACCAGCTGGTCGTAATCATGGGTATCCGCCTTGCCATTTGTCAGGCTGGTCATGCTGCCTGGCTTGATGAGCTTCAGCACTTTTTCCTCATGGCCATGCTCGCCTTCTGCTTTCTTGACCTCCAACACCTGATCGCCTTGCAGCTCGTACAACACATGGGGCATGCCGACCTTGTCGAATACCGTGTTGTTCCAGCCTGTCGGGCGGGTTTCATCACGATAGAAGCCACGCAGATAGGTATAGAGCCAATCTGCACCGCGTGAGCGGGCAATCACGGTGAGGTCTGGCGGGGGGGCACCCAACCAAGTTTTACCGTCGGCAGCGGTCATGGAAACCTTCATCAGATCGCCAATTTTGGCTTCCTTGCTGAACAGGAAATTGTCCTTGATCTGTTGCTCGGTCAGGCCGATATCCTGCAGGCGGTTATAGCGCATGTAAGCGGCACTGTGGCAGTTCAAGCAATAATTGACGAATAGCTTGGCACCGCGTTGCAGCGACTCATAGTTACGTGTATTGGGCTCGAACTTGTCCAATTTGACGTCTTCACTGGCCATCGCCATCAATGGCGCGGCCAGCAGGACAACCAGCAATTTGCTGAACAATTTTTTCATCTTGTTGTGCTCCCTTAACCTGTCACACGAGTCGGTACAGGCTTGGTCGAATCATTCTTGGTATACCACGGCATCAACAGGAAGAAGCCGAAGTAAACGAAGGACAAGATCTGCGCGATGATGGTGCGGGTGTCTGTCGATGGCAATGCACCGAGGATGCCCAGACCGACGAAGGCAATCACGAACAGGAACAGCGCAATCTTGAATTTCGGGCCACGGTAGCGGATCG is drawn from Chitinivorax tropicus and contains these coding sequences:
- a CDS encoding cytochrome c1; amino-acid sequence: MKKLFSKLLVVLLAAPLMAMASEDVKLDKFEPNTRNYESLQRGAKLFVNYCLNCHSAAYMRYNRLQDIGLTEQQIKDNFLFSKEAKIGDLMKVSMTAADGKTWLGAPPPDLTVIARSRGADWLYTYLRGFYRDETRPTGWNNTVFDKVGMPHVLYELQGDQVLEVKKAEGEHGHEEKVLKLIKPGSMTSLTNGKADTHDYDQLVGDLVNYLVYMGEPSANTRETIGYIVLLFLILVLVPLTYALKQEYWKDVH
- a CDS encoding ClpXP protease specificity-enhancing factor; the encoded protein is MSEISTKPYMIRAIHQWCVDNSYTPYLAVAVLDDQVKVPREFVKDGEIVLNIGYGATKGLDIGNDWIMFSARFSGTARDIVVPVGAVISIFARETGTGMSFAPEPTTPPTEPPTAPTSEAGDKPKPRPKLQVIK
- a CDS encoding CobD/CbiB family protein, which translates into the protein MSLLSLIAALLLEQFKPLEFRNEFMRAFARFANKLERKLNAGEYKHGLIAWLIAVVPACALTVAVYYLLFRLSPALAWAWNVVVLYMMMGFRHFSHAFSGISEALKIGDADHARQLLSDWTNQNTTEMNDGEVSRLAIEQGLIDSYRHVFGTIFWFLILPGPAGAVLYRFATRLAQKWGDRDQAGADQFGRFAMLMQTLLDWAPIRLTSVSFAIVGDFEDAVYCWRSQAQAWTNYDYGILLASGAGAIGIKLGEPLHQDNTLKFRPELGIGDEADADYLASAVGLVWRAVLLWLFLILLFSVTHWVG
- a CDS encoding glutathione S-transferase N-terminal domain-containing protein translates to MMILYSGTTCPFSHSCRIVLFEKGMDFQINDVDVHNKPEDLAVMNPYNEVPVLVERDLILHESNIINEYIDERFPHPQLMPADPIMRARARLFLYRFNQELFCHVRVLENSSSTKKDQDKARKAISENLSQIAPIFSKQKFMLGDEFSMLDVAVAPLLWRLEHYGIDFSKPNPHLLKYAERLFSRQAFIDSLTPAEKAMRK